Part of the Tenacibaculum sp. SZ-18 genome, ACCTGAGTAAAGAAGAATTACAAAGAGTTGAATTAAACTACCAAAAATATAAGAACTATAAACTGAAACGCCAGAATGACTCGCTCACTTACCACGAATGGCTTACGTTTTTTCTTTTTTCATTTTTTTCTTCGAAAAAAACTCTTTGGGAAAATGAAAATTTTTCTGAATCTGAAATAGAACGATTCAAAAAGTACGGTTATCAAAAGAAATTAAAACAGGCACAACAAACTAAATTATTTGGTTTAATTTTTTGGGCACTTATGATTTTGCTTTTTTACTTTATAGCCACCTACAAAGAATAAATACATTCATGCTTCACTTAAAAACAGTTATTTTTCATCTAATAATCAACAACAAACTTTATATTGCTCCATAAATTAACCAACCAAAAACTAAAATGGACAATATAGATAAAAAAGTAGATTTCATTAAATGGATTATAAACACAATTGTAATTGGCTTACTTACCTTCTTTTTTAACTGGATTTTGCAAGAAAGAAAACAAGGAATAGAAGAAATTAAAACATATGATAAATATGTTGAATTAGTAACCAATGTTAATGGTTTAGCAGAAAGGAGACTACTTGCCGAATTTTTCTCTTATGTTACACCTTCACCAAAATTAAAAGAAGGCTGGAAAGAATATTACGATACTTTAAACAAACAATATTTAAACAGACTTAAAGAAAGCAAATACACAATTAAAACAGCCGATACAGCTACTTACCAAGGAAAAATAAAATACGACAAAGCTGTTGAAATGAAAGAAATGTTGGAAAATGTTGGAGTTGTAAATCCAATTATCTCCAAGAAAAATGCTAAGGCTGCATTAGAATGGGAAACAAAAGGATTTCGAGCATTATTAAATAAAAATATCGACGGTGCAATACTTGCTTTTGAAAACAGCGAAAACTCATATAATTCTTTTCATCAGGTTTATGAGATTGCACTTTATTTGAAACGATATCAGTCTGCCTTACAAAATCCAAATTCCTCACAATGGAAAGAAGTTTATTTAACACTGATATCAGAATATAGTTGGAAAATGCCCTCTGATATCAAGAGAGTATTAGCAGAAAAGTCAAGATAATTAATTTCAAAAAATACGTAAGAAGATCAGTCGTTATTAATATTATCTCCTATTTTTTCTATTTTACTTATAGGTATAGGTAAATCTACACCTTCGCTGATAAATCGTTTATGTACAGCCTCTTTCAACGCACATTTTCCTCGAAATTCTTGAAATGGTTCATTCATCCATACATAAGCTCTCATGTGAATAAAACTCTCGTGAATATCAATAACTCGAACATCGATAGTTGAAGCATCATCATCCATTACCATAGGTAATTTTATTGCTTCTTCTTGAATAATCAATCTAGCTAAATCAATATCAGCGCGCAATCCTAATTTAAAATTATTGAAACTTAAAACATTGGAATCTTGAATCGTGTGATTTAAAACAGAATCTGTACTAATCACCGAATTAGGAATAATTAACCTCTTATTTTCAAAATTATTAATTACGGTATGGCGAAGTGTGATATCTTCAACAATACCAACTCTTGTATCATCTAATTTAATATAATCACCTACACGAAAAGGTTTAAAAATTACAATAAACGCACCAGCAATTAAGTTGGATAAAGCGGCTTGTGCAGCGAAACCTATAATCGCTGCAATAATTCCAGCTCCTGAAAATATCAATGTTGCTTTACTTCTTAAGGATGGAATTGTCATTACAACAACTACTAAAGCAACTAATCCAACAAAAAACTTTACTGAATTTCTTAAAAATTGAATACTGGTTCTACCAAAACGATCCGATTGTTTTGAGTTAATAAACAATAAAATACAGTAACGTATAATCCTAGAAATTAACCAAGAAACGAGTACTACTAATAAAATATAAGCAAGTATTCCTGTTGGACTTTTCAAATCAACTATAAAAGGAAATAGATTATTCACTCGTTTTTTGTTTTTCTAAAGCATTACATCGCATGTATAAATACAATGGAAAAGTGAATGCCACGGCGATAATAAAAGTAAATGGAATTAAAATCCACCAGTATCTAATTTTTAACTTAATAGCATCAGGAATATAAAAAGCGAAAAAAGTAAGAACCACTACAAGTAAATCTGCACTTAAAGATTTGCCAGCAAAATTAATTTTAGCATCTGCAAAAAAATTAGCAAGGGATGGATCTTCGGCATACTGAAAATATTGAATATTATAATACCAAGTATAACAAATTCCTACAATCGCTAATGCCAAATACAAATACTTTAATTTCATTTAAAATAATGCTGTTTGATTTTCCTCGTCGTTACTATCTTTTTTCTTTTTTATTGCTGCTTGTAAAGCTTTATTAGATTTATTTTCCTTGAGTTTATTAATTTCATCTGAAGACTCCATTGTTTCTTCTTCATTTACTTCGATTTCTTCAATCTTTTCTTCTGGTTCCTCAAAGGGTAATGGATCTAATAAATTTACAGTTCTAATTTTCGCTTGTGTTAACTGATTTCCCGTTGCTTTAATTCCTTTGATAGAAATAAATTCTTCAAAATTTACCTCCATTTTTGGTAGGCTACGTTTCGAAAATATGATTTCAGCCACTGGTCTGTAATCAGTAGCGACTATTTGTAACTGTGTCTTTTCATGATCTGTGATAAAGATTTCCTCTTTATCTGAATTTTCAAGCAAGAATCGTTTTACAAAATAGCGCTCTTTATATCCGTCATAATAAATTACAGAAATAGGTTTTTTGGGTTTCCATTTTTCTAAAACAATCATACCGTTATCGAAATGCATCGCTAAATCTGGAGTAACAGCTTTTATTTTTCCCGATTGATTTATTATTAAAATCTTGTCCTCTGCTCTAAATTCGCCAAGCAACTCACCTCGTTCATCAACATTTAAACGTTGAACTGCATCATCAAACCAAATTTTACGTGGTTTTAATGTAGAAACTCCTGCTTCCTTAAATTCAATTTTCTTTATACTATGTTTGGAAACTAAATTTCCACGAACAGATCTACCTTTTATTGCTAAATCAGCAAAATCTAAATCCCATTTTAGTTTCTTAATACTTCCAACTGCCCTTAATAACACTGTTACTAATTCTGCTTCACCATTTGGGTTTGCTGAAAAGTACAACACTTTAGAGCCTTTACTGCCATTGGTTAAATCGTATTCTTTATCTCTAGTCACAGAAGTTACATTAAAACGTTTCATGTAACTTGGTCCACGAGTTCCATCTTTATAAATGAGATTATAAACTGTTCGTTTATCCTTTTTCTTGAATACAGCTACATGGATGATTCCTTTTCCTACAAAAGTTTTAGAATCAACTTTCGTAACAACCATAGAACCATCTTCTTTGAAAACAATGATATCATCAATATCAGCACAATCTGCAACAAACTCATCTTTACGCAGAGAAGTTCCAATAAAACCCTCTTCCCGATTTACATAAAGTTTTGAATTTCGCATTACAACTTTCGTTGCAACGATGTCATCAAAAATTCTGATTTCGGTTTTACGCTCTTTTCCTTTGCCATATTTAGCTTTTAATTCTTTGAAATAATCAATTGCAAAATCAATAAGAGTGTCTAAATGATGCTTTACTTCTGCTATTTTCTCTTCTAAACTTTCAATGAATTGCTTCGCTTTATCGATATCAAACTTAGAGATCTTTTTTATTCTGATTTCTGTTAATTTTACAATATCCTCCTCTGTAACGGCTCTTTTTAAGTGCTTTGTATGGGGTTTTAAACCTAAATCGATAGCCTTAATTACACCTTCCCAAGTTTCTTGCTCCTCAATATCACGATAAATTCTATTCTCAATAAAAATTCGTTCTAAAGATGAAAAATGCCATTGTTCTTCTAATTCATTTAACTGGATTTCTAACTCACGCTTTAATAGTTCTACCGTAAAATCAGTAGATTTTTTAAGAACTTCCGAAACTCCTATGAAAATTGGTTTATTATCTTCAATAATACAGGATAATGGTGAGATTGAACTTTCACAACTTGTAAAAGCGTATAATGCATCTATTGTTTTATCTGGTGATATATTTGGTGGTAAATGGACTAAAATTTCTACGTTAGCAGCCGTATTATCTTCAATCTTTTTAATTTTGATCTTCCCTTTATCATTAGCTTTTAGGATGCTATCAATTAAAGAAGAAGTTGTTGTTCCGAAAGGAACTTCTGTAATTACCAACGTTTTTTTGTCTAATTGAGAAATTTTTGCTCTTACACGAACCTTCCCTCCTCTTTTACCATCGTTATAATTTGAAACATCAGCAATTCCACCAGTTAAAAAATCTGGAACTAGCGTGAAACTGCGACCTTTTAAATATTTGATAGAAGCATCAATTAATTCATTAAAATTGTGTGGTAAAATTTTTGTAGACAAACCAACTGCAATTCCTTCTGCTCCTTGTGCTAAAAGTAATGGAAACTTCACGGGAAGATTCACAGGTTCATTTTTTCTTCCATCATAAGAAAGCTGCCATTCTGTTGTCTTTGCATTGAAAACAACATCTAATGCGAATTTAGACAAACGTGCTTCAATATAACGTGAAGCTGCGGCTCTATCTCCTGTTAAGATATTTCCCCAGTTCCCTTGCATGTCAATTAACAACTCTTTTTGTCCCATTTGTACCATAGCATCAGCTATAGAAGCATCTCCATGTGGATGATATTGCATCGTATGACCAACAATATTCGCTACTTTGTTATAACGACCATCATCTAAATCCTTCATGGAATGCATAATCCTTCTTTGTACAGGTTTAAAACCATCTTCGATAGAGGGAACAGCACGTTCTAAAATTACATAAGAAGCATAGTCTAAAAACCAATCTTTATACATTCCTGTCACCTTAGTTATGGACTCTGTAGGATCAGCTTGATTTTCGTTTGTTAATTCTTCTTCGTGTTCGTAATTACTATTTTCTTCGCTCATGTATTATAAACGTTTAACCGTTTTGAGTTTGTTTTTTAAATCTTTCTCTGATCTTTTTTTCGCTTTTTCAAATTCTAAATATCTCGAATACCATCTATCCACAACAAATATACCTCTGTATTTATCTTTAATAGAAGCGTAAATTCTTATTTCTGAAGGTTTAGTTAAATTTTCAAAATAAGCAAGAAAACGATAGACTCTTCCATATACATCATCAGATAAATATTGCTCAAACCTCAATTTTCTAATTTTTCCATTTTTTTCTTTAATGGAATCACATTCAGTCAGCATTAATGGAATCCAACCTTTTCTAAATGAACGATATTCTGTATTCTCTTCATTAATTATTGGCATGGATTTTCTTTCACATTTATCATCTGATTTTAACGCAAATAATTCTAATTCCTTCTTTCTCTTATCAGATATATCACTTTTACTTCGAATAGAAAGTTCTGCATATTCATTTCTTTTATAATAATGATCCGACCAAAATATTTTACTAGAAACATGATAAACTTGATCAACTGAATTCAAATGAATCCTTATTTCTTGCGGAAAATCGGATTTATCTCGATGGACTTTATATCTAAAGATCTTAACTTTATCTCCTAAAACTTCTTTAAGTTTGATACTATTTATCTTACCATACCTTTCCTGATACCATTTACAAACTTTTATAACATGTTCTTTTGTATAACGTTCTCTGAAACCTTTTTCCGAATAAGTATTATTTAATTGAAAAAAATCTCCTTTATTACATAAATCAAAAGACATAAGAGAAAAGTCCGTTAAAAGCTCCCTAAACTTTTTATTGAAGTTTAATGTGTCTATTCTTTTAAATTGACAGTTTCCAGTAATTCCAATTGATAGAAAAAACAGACATATAAATATTTTTTTCATCAAAAATTAATTTTCTTAAAATAATTAATTATCAGTAGAAACCAAATCCTGTTCTACTTTTAAATTTTGAATGATAAATTTTTGACGATCTGGTGTGTTTTTTCCCATGTAAAACTGTAACATCTGTTCAATAGACATTTCTTTATCTAACATGACAGGATCCAAACGCATATCTTCCCCAATAAAGTGAACGAATTCGTTTGGAGAAATCTCCCCTAAACCTTTAAATCGCGTAATTTCAGGCTTTCCTCTTAATTTTTGTATTGCTTCCTGCTTCTCTGTCTCAGAATAACAGTAATGAGTTTCTTTTTTATTTCGAACTCTAAATAATGGAGTTTCCAAAATATATAAATGTCCTTCTTTAATTACTTCAGGAAAGAATTGTAAAAAGAATGTAATTAATAATAAACGGATGTGCATTCCATCGACATCGGCATCGGTAGCAATTACAATATTATTATATCGTAAACCTTCTAAGCCATCTTCGATATTTAAAGCAGCTTGCAATAAATTAAACTCTTCATTTTCATACACAATCTTTTTTGTTAATCCGTATGAATTTAAAGGTTTTCCCTTCAAACTAAAAACAGCTTGAGTATTAACATTTCTTGACTTGGTAATAGACCCAGATGCAGAATCACCCTCGGTAATAAATAAAGTTGTGTTTAAATAGTCTTCTTTTTTAGTATCTCCAAAATGAATTCTGCAATCTCGAAGTTTTTTATTGTGTAAACTAGCTTTCTTAGCTCTATCTCTTGCCAGTTTTCGAATACCAGATAATTCTTTACGTTCTTTTTCAGCTTGTATAATTTTCTTTTGAAGAATCTCAGCAATTTCTTGGTTCTTATGTAAGAAATTATCCAGCTTTGTTTTTATAAAATCGTTGATATAGGTCCTAACAGTTGGTAAATCTCCTCCCATTTCTGTAGAACCCAATTTTGTTTTTGTTTGACTTTCAAAAACAGGTTCCATTACTTTTATAGAAATAGCTGCTATAATGGATTTACGAACATCAGAAGCATCAAAATTTTTACCATAAAAATCACGAATTGTTTTTACAACAGCTTCTCGAAAAGCTGCTTGATGTGTTCCTCCTTGGGTTGTGTTTTGTCCATTTACAAAGGAATGATATTCTTCAGAATATTGAGTTTTACTATGTGTCATAGCAACTTCAATATCATCTCCTTTTAAATGAATGATTGGATACAACATATCTTCTTTATTATTGTTGTCTTCCAATAAATCTTTTAATCCATTCTTAGAATAATACTTTTCTCCGTTGAATACTATTGTTAAACCTGGATTCAGGTATACGTAATTTTTAAGTAAACGAATTACATACTCTGGGCGATACTTATAATTTTTAAAAATTGCATCATCAGCAACAAAAGTTACCTTCGTTCCTCTTCTTCTTGTTGTTTCCTCTAGGGTTTCTTGACTAGTAAGATTTCCTTTTTCAAACTCTGCTGATGCAGATTTTCCATCGCGAGTACTTTCAACTTTAAAATATGTTGAAAGTGCGTTTACTGCCTTCGTACCAACTCCATTTAAACCAACTGATTTCTTAAAAGCTCTAGAATCATATTTACCTCCAGTATTCATTTTAGAAACTACATCTACAACTTTTCCTAATGGAATACCACGTCCATAATCTCGAACAACTACTTTATTTCCTTGAATAGAAACTTCAATGGTTTTACCTGTACCCATCACAAACTCGTCAATGGAATTATCGAGCACCTCTTTCACTAAGATGTAAATACCATCGTCAGGTGATGAACCATCTCCTAATTTACCAATATACATTCCCGGTCGCATACGGATATGCTCTTTCCAGTCGAGTGAACGTATATTATCTTCGGTATATTTTGTTTCTTGCGTCATAAAAATGAGTAAATAATGAAGTGTCCGCTAAAATAAGCTTTACCCAGAAAAAACAAAAAACTCTATTCATATAGTTATTAACACAAAATCAATATTTTGATTAAAACAGATCAATTTTGAGGAATTCCTATGCGAAAATTCAGTAATATCAACTAAAAACCACTAGAAAAATTTGAATCTAAATATTCATAAACTAATTTTTATGAAATAAAACTCTCGATTAAAAAGGAACGTTTCTTTAAAAAACTAGATCGAAAACCATTCGAAATAAAAATTCCATTAACATTGCTATTAATGGAATTATATTATTGATTAGAAATTATAAATTATCTTCTACTATAATTTGGAGCTTCTTTAGTAATGGCAACATCATGTGGATGACTTTCGTTAATACCACTTGCTGTTATTCGAACAAACTTTCCAGTAGCTTTCAATGTTTCTATATCTTTTGCTCCACAATATCCCATTCCCGCTCTTAAACCTCCTACAAATTGATGAATACTTTCAAATAGTTCGCCTTTGTAAGGCACACGTCCTACTATTCCTTCTGGAACTAATTTTTTAATATCATCTTCCACATCTTGAAAATAACGATCTTTTGAACCTTTTTTCATTGCCTCAACAGATCCCATTCCACGATAAGATTTAAACTTTCTTCCTTCGTAAATAATTGTTTCTCCAGGACTTTCTTTTGTTCCTGCTAATAACGAACCTAACATAACACAATCTGCACCAGCCGCGATTGCTTTAGGAATATCTCCTGTATAACGAATTCCACCATCAGCGATTACAGGAACTCCACTTCCTTTAATTGCTGCAGCCACTTCTAGAACTGCCGAAAACTGAGGAAATCCAACACCAGCAACAACTCTAGTCGTACATATAGAACCTGGGCCAATTCCAACCTTTACAGCATCTGCACCTGCTTCTACTAAATATTTTGCAGCTTCAGGTGTTGCAATATTTCCCACTACAACATCTAATTTTGGAAACTTCTCTTTTACACTTTTTAATACTGTAACAACTCCTTTTGTATGACCATGGGCTGTATCAATAATAACGGCATCAACGCCAGCATTCACCAATGCTTCTGCACGATCAACTGCGTCAAAAGTTACACCTAAAGCAGCTGCAACTCTTAATCTTCCTAAACTATCCTTATTTGCAATTGGTTTTTGTGTAGTTTTGGTAATATCTCTAAAGGTAATTAATCCGACTAATTTGTAATTGTCATTTACAACAGGCAATTTTTCGATTTTATTACTTTGAAGAATGATTTCTGCTTGTTGTAATGAAGTTCCTTCTGCGACAGTAATTAAGTTTTCAGACGTCATCACCTCAGTTATCGCACGTTCGTTTTCTTTTTCAAAACGTAAATCTCTATTCGTTACAATTCCAACTAATTTCTTCTCATCATCTACAACAGGAATACCACCAATTTTGTGTTCTTTCATTGCTTTTTTTGCATCTAAAACAACAGCGTCCAGTGGTAAAGTAATCGGATCGATAATCATTCCACTTTCCGCTCTTTTTACCTTTCTAACTTCATTTGCTTGCTGCTCAATGGTCATATTTTTATGTAACACTCCTATTCCTCCTTCACGAGCAATAGCAATTGCCATGGAACTTTCGGTTACTGTATCCATTGCAGCCGATACAATAGGAACGTTAATTTTGATATTTCTAGTAAAATTTGTTTGAATGCTTACTTCTCTTGGAAGTATTTCTGAGTAGGCTGGTACTAAAAGAACATCATCGTATGTTAATCCTTCTCCTACAAATTTAGATGCGTGGGCGTTCATATTGCAATCAATATTAGGTTTCTTTATTAATTGCATGCAAATATACTGCTTTTATCGGAAATATAAGTTTATATTATTGTTAAGAGCTTTTTATGAAGGAAAACGCTTATGACCGATATCAATACGTTCAAGGATTTATTTTCTTGATTCATTGTTTCCTGTAATATATTTGAAGCACTTACGACCCCGAAATTTATACTAATTATTAAAAACTAAAATTATATGGCTATTTTAAAAGAACCAAAAACATTAATTGACTCGGCATATTTAATTAAAGGAACTATCGGAAACGTTGGGATGCCTGGTGCACCAATTGCGCATTTTTCTTTAGTAGTAAATGCTACGACTGGAACTGTAAGCGGAATGGCAGAAATTACCCAAGCTATTGATAGACCTTCAATTGAAGTGAAAGTCACAGGAAATGTCAGATCTACTGGATATGGTAAAGTAACTAAAATTGCTAATTTAACTGGTGAGTATATCGTATCTGTGCCAACACCAGCAATTGGTAGTTACTTACAAAAGTTTACTGCATACATGGACATTAATGATGAATGGAAAGGTACAGGTGGATTCACTTACGGAAATCAAAAAATAACTGATGTTCCAGTAACATCAGAACAATAAAATAAAAGCTTTAGGGGATTATAGCGATAAAGGTAGCACGAGTGAGTATAATGACTGCTACCTTTTTTATCTAAAAATAGTATTATCTCTAACGAATGCGTTCTTGTATCTCTCACTAAAAGGAATCTTCTCTAAGTTATTTAAAATAATTAAGTTGTCTTCAAGATAAATTTCTTTAATGCTTTTCATATTCACCAAGTAATTTCTATGTACTTGTCTAAAATTATCATTATTGAGTATTTCTTTTAACCGTACTAATGATAATTTCACTAAATATCTACTTTCTCCACATTGTAAGTTACAGTATTTTTCTTTTACATCTACATAATCTATGGAATCTACATCAACTTTAACAACACTTCGCTTGTGTTTTATAAATAAAAACTTTGGACTTAAAACAGCATTTTCATCATCATAACTAATACTGTTATTTTGGTCATAACATGATTCTATAGCCAATTCTAGGGTGTACAGTAACTCTAATTTATTGAATGGTTTTAATAGATATACAAGTGGATTCGTTAATTTTGCTTCTTCAAAAAGTGCTCGGCTTTGCATACTTGTAAGGAATAAAAAAGGAACATCAACTCCTTCTTTATTTATTCTTTGAGCGAAAGTAATCCCCTCTGGTTTTCCATCAATCATAATATCAAGAATGACCAAATCAAAAAATCTATTTTTTATTTCTTTTTCCGCCTCACTGATATTACGAACTCTAATTACCTCATATTCATTTTCTTCAAGAAATGAAACGATTTCTTTTGCTTCTTCATCTAAATCTTCTAATAAAAGTAATCGAAGGTTTTTCATCTATAGTTGGTTTGATACAGTAAATATATAAAAAAAGTAGTGACACCTACTCTACACTTCTAAGTAATTGTATCGTAACTTTTGTTCCTTTTCCTTCTTCACTATCAAAGGTTATAATTCCATCGTTTTTTTTAACTAAAGTCTGGCATAAAATAAGTCCCAATCCTACACCTCAAGAACGGTTAATTTTATCAATACTAACATCTTTTAAACGATTAATTTTAGCTAATCTCTCAGCTGTTATTCCAATTCCTGTATCTTGAATTGAAACATATGCGTAATTCTCGGAATCAACCCCCATTTCAATGGAAATCTCTCCTTCTCCGTTCATATATTTTACAGAGTTATCTAGTAGGTTTCGAAGAACGATTTTTAATGATTCTCTATCAACTTTAATTAAAGAGTTTTTAATATAATTGGTTTTTATTTTAACGTCGTTTGCTTCAATTAAATTTTCATAATCATACAAAACGTGCTCAACTATTGGCTTAAATGGATATTCCTTTTGATCAAAAACCATTTGATTATTTTGTTCTAATGACCAGTGCAGTAAATTATTTAATAAATGACTAGTGCTTTCGGTAACCGTAATAGCAGAATTATTAGCTTCTTTAATTCCTTCTAAATTATTATCATCAATATATTTTTTAAGTTGTAAATGCTGGTGTTTGATTGTATTCATCGGTGAACGCAAATCATGAGAAACTTCCGCTAATAGGTAGTTTTTAGTCTTATCAGCAAATGATAAATCTTCTTTCTGTTTTGTTATTAATGAGTTTTTCTCCTTTAATTTATTGTAATAAAAAGCCCAAAACCCAAGAAAAACTAATAAACCAGAAGCTCCGAAAATTAAACCTTTCTGCACCACTTTATGAGCTTCTATTTTCTCTTCTTGAATCTTTATTTCATTTTCTTTTTGCGTAAATAAAATCTCTTTATCTCTATTAGCAAGATCAATAATTTTATCTCTATTCCATATAGAATCTTTCAATTGGACATATTCTATGTAATAATTAACACTTTCTTTATAACCTTTTCGGTTACGTTCAATAACAGCCATGTTTTGCGTCGTAAATTTTTTTAGTTCTACATCTGAAAACATTTGAGCTAAATCATAAGCTTCTTTAAATAAAGGAATTGCATCATCATCTAGATATTCATTGTAATATATATTGGCTAAGTCCATTTTTGTTCTAATCAAAGAAGACGTATCATTCTTTTTAATTAGGGAAAGCTCTTTTTCGAAATATTCTTCTGCCTTCTCATAATTCTTCTTATGAATAAAACATAAACCAATATTATGGAATGCATTTTTCTTAAATTCTCTATTTGTATTTCCACTTTCAGCCTCCCATTTTGTATAATAACTAAGAGCTTCATTGTATTGTTTAAGAGATAAACAAACTTGACCTAGTTTAAGGTTTTTGAGATTATTTATTATGTTATCACTACTATCAATTTTGGCAAAATTTGTTTTTGCTTGTTTTAAAAGATCCTTTTGAAATGCACTTACACCTTTTATATAATTAACAAAATTTCGTTCTTCGATAGATTTTGATTCACTTAGTGCTACACTACTGTAGACATAACAAGAATCAAACTGATTGTTTTTATAAAACGTAAGAGCCTTATAAAGGCTCTCCGTTTTTGATTCATTACAAATAGATTTCCCTATTTCGTAAATTATATCTTTATTTTTTTGAGAATATAAGACACTTGAACCTAGTAAAAGAAAAACAAAGACAGTTCTTAACATACTAGGCTGTAGGCTTAACTAGTTTTGCAGGAACAGTTACTGTACCTCTATCTGTTTCCGGACCGCCTTCTAATTGTAGTGCTTCCTTTTTTTTAATTACAAACTTTGATAAGTGTAACTCTTTCTTGTTTTGTTTTTTTGTTTTCAAGTGTCTGTTAAATTTAAATTATGCTCTGTGATTATTTAATAATGTAACAATTTAGTTTTTTATTTGATAATTATCAAAATACTTAACATTGAATTAATGATCTTCACAGAATGAAATTAAAACAGCTAAAAAAATATACTTAGTCTCCCTACTTTCAGGCAACGTAATCAAAAGGATTGCGGCCCTAGTAGTTTAAAAATTATTTTAAAATATTACCGGAAAGGAACTTCAATTGAATATATCCGTTAACTCTCTGAAGAACAAGC contains:
- a CDS encoding DUF2834 domain-containing protein; this translates as MKLKYLYLALAIVGICYTWYYNIQYFQYAEDPSLANFFADAKINFAGKSLSADLLVVVLTFFAFYIPDAIKLKIRYWWILIPFTFIIAVAFTFPLYLYMRCNALEKQKTSE
- a CDS encoding DNA gyrase/topoisomerase IV subunit A — protein: MSEENSNYEHEEELTNENQADPTESITKVTGMYKDWFLDYASYVILERAVPSIEDGFKPVQRRIMHSMKDLDDGRYNKVANIVGHTMQYHPHGDASIADAMVQMGQKELLIDMQGNWGNILTGDRAAASRYIEARLSKFALDVVFNAKTTEWQLSYDGRKNEPVNLPVKFPLLLAQGAEGIAVGLSTKILPHNFNELIDASIKYLKGRSFTLVPDFLTGGIADVSNYNDGKRGGKVRVRAKISQLDKKTLVITEVPFGTTTSSLIDSILKANDKGKIKIKKIEDNTAANVEILVHLPPNISPDKTIDALYAFTSCESSISPLSCIIEDNKPIFIGVSEVLKKSTDFTVELLKRELEIQLNELEEQWHFSSLERIFIENRIYRDIEEQETWEGVIKAIDLGLKPHTKHLKRAVTEEDIVKLTEIRIKKISKFDIDKAKQFIESLEEKIAEVKHHLDTLIDFAIDYFKELKAKYGKGKERKTEIRIFDDIVATKVVMRNSKLYVNREEGFIGTSLRKDEFVADCADIDDIIVFKEDGSMVVTKVDSKTFVGKGIIHVAVFKKKDKRTVYNLIYKDGTRGPSYMKRFNVTSVTRDKEYDLTNGSKGSKVLYFSANPNGEAELVTVLLRAVGSIKKLKWDLDFADLAIKGRSVRGNLVSKHSIKKIEFKEAGVSTLKPRKIWFDDAVQRLNVDERGELLGEFRAEDKILIINQSGKIKAVTPDLAMHFDNGMIVLEKWKPKKPISVIYYDGYKERYFVKRFLLENSDKEEIFITDHEKTQLQIVATDYRPVAEIIFSKRSLPKMEVNFEEFISIKGIKATGNQLTQAKIRTVNLLDPLPFEEPEEKIEEIEVNEEETMESSDEINKLKENKSNKALQAAIKKKKDSNDEENQTALF
- a CDS encoding DNA topoisomerase IV subunit B, coding for MTQETKYTEDNIRSLDWKEHIRMRPGMYIGKLGDGSSPDDGIYILVKEVLDNSIDEFVMGTGKTIEVSIQGNKVVVRDYGRGIPLGKVVDVVSKMNTGGKYDSRAFKKSVGLNGVGTKAVNALSTYFKVESTRDGKSASAEFEKGNLTSQETLEETTRRRGTKVTFVADDAIFKNYKYRPEYVIRLLKNYVYLNPGLTIVFNGEKYYSKNGLKDLLEDNNNKEDMLYPIIHLKGDDIEVAMTHSKTQYSEEYHSFVNGQNTTQGGTHQAAFREAVVKTIRDFYGKNFDASDVRKSIIAAISIKVMEPVFESQTKTKLGSTEMGGDLPTVRTYINDFIKTKLDNFLHKNQEIAEILQKKIIQAEKERKELSGIRKLARDRAKKASLHNKKLRDCRIHFGDTKKEDYLNTTLFITEGDSASGSITKSRNVNTQAVFSLKGKPLNSYGLTKKIVYENEEFNLLQAALNIEDGLEGLRYNNIVIATDADVDGMHIRLLLITFFLQFFPEVIKEGHLYILETPLFRVRNKKETHYCYSETEKQEAIQKLRGKPEITRFKGLGEISPNEFVHFIGEDMRLDPVMLDKEMSIEQMLQFYMGKNTPDRQKFIIQNLKVEQDLVSTDN
- a CDS encoding mechanosensitive ion channel family protein, with translation MNNLFPFIVDLKSPTGILAYILLVVLVSWLISRIIRYCILLFINSKQSDRFGRTSIQFLRNSVKFFVGLVALVVVVMTIPSLRSKATLIFSGAGIIAAIIGFAAQAALSNLIAGAFIVIFKPFRVGDYIKLDDTRVGIVEDITLRHTVINNFENKRLIIPNSVISTDSVLNHTIQDSNVLSFNNFKLGLRADIDLARLIIQEEAIKLPMVMDDDASTIDVRVIDIHESFIHMRAYVWMNEPFQEFRGKCALKEAVHKRFISEGVDLPIPISKIEKIGDNINND
- the guaB gene encoding IMP dehydrogenase, encoding MNAHASKFVGEGLTYDDVLLVPAYSEILPREVSIQTNFTRNIKINVPIVSAAMDTVTESSMAIAIAREGGIGVLHKNMTIEQQANEVRKVKRAESGMIIDPITLPLDAVVLDAKKAMKEHKIGGIPVVDDEKKLVGIVTNRDLRFEKENERAITEVMTSENLITVAEGTSLQQAEIILQSNKIEKLPVVNDNYKLVGLITFRDITKTTQKPIANKDSLGRLRVAAALGVTFDAVDRAEALVNAGVDAVIIDTAHGHTKGVVTVLKSVKEKFPKLDVVVGNIATPEAAKYLVEAGADAVKVGIGPGSICTTRVVAGVGFPQFSAVLEVAAAIKGSGVPVIADGGIRYTGDIPKAIAAGADCVMLGSLLAGTKESPGETIIYEGRKFKSYRGMGSVEAMKKGSKDRYFQDVEDDIKKLVPEGIVGRVPYKGELFESIHQFVGGLRAGMGYCGAKDIETLKATGKFVRITASGINESHPHDVAITKEAPNYSRR
- a CDS encoding DUF1842 domain-containing protein; translation: MAILKEPKTLIDSAYLIKGTIGNVGMPGAPIAHFSLVVNATTGTVSGMAEITQAIDRPSIEVKVTGNVRSTGYGKVTKIANLTGEYIVSVPTPAIGSYLQKFTAYMDINDEWKGTGGFTYGNQKITDVPVTSEQ